Proteins encoded by one window of Archaeoglobus veneficus SNP6:
- a CDS encoding DUF554 domain-containing protein, whose protein sequence is MLGTLINAATVLAASAAGILIGSRMPERMRESLMNALGLPVMLIGLSLALKMENFLVITASMLLGTAAGEAMGIEARLEAFGRRVEEKFKGSKFAEGFVASTLLYCVGPMAIIGPIQEGLTGDMSVLLAKSMLDGIASIALASTLGVGVAFSSLSVLAYQGFFSVIASFISPYMTEHVVNEISATGGLLIVAIGMNLLEIRKLRVGNMLPALLFAGIIAWFF, encoded by the coding sequence ATGCTCGGTACGCTGATTAACGCAGCGACGGTTCTTGCAGCGAGTGCTGCAGGAATACTCATAGGCTCAAGGATGCCGGAAAGGATGCGGGAGTCTTTGATGAATGCCCTTGGCCTTCCAGTCATGCTTATCGGCTTAAGTCTTGCTTTGAAAATGGAAAACTTCCTCGTAATTACAGCGAGCATGCTTCTCGGTACGGCTGCTGGAGAGGCAATGGGAATAGAGGCAAGGCTCGAGGCTTTTGGAAGACGCGTAGAGGAGAAATTCAAAGGCTCGAAGTTTGCTGAAGGATTCGTTGCTTCAACACTCCTCTACTGCGTTGGCCCAATGGCAATAATTGGCCCCATACAGGAGGGGCTGACGGGAGACATGTCAGTGCTTCTCGCGAAGTCCATGCTCGACGGCATCGCATCTATTGCACTTGCATCAACCCTCGGCGTTGGTGTGGCCTTCTCAAGCCTTAGCGTTCTTGCTTATCAGGGTTTCTTCAGTGTAATTGCCTCTTTCATCTCCCCTTACATGACCGAGCACGTGGTGAACGAAATTTCTGCAACTGGTGGTCTGCTAATCGTTGCCATAGGAATGAACCTTCTTGAGATAAGAAAACTTAGAGTGGGGAATATGTTGCCTGCCCTTCTGTTTGCGGGGATTATTGCATGGTTCTTTTAG
- a CDS encoding aldehyde ferredoxin oxidoreductase family protein, with the protein MSNGYTGKVLEVNLSDGTIKTVPTDMEIAKKYLGGKGYATYLLYKILKEYEKKGIAPKDINPLGEENVLIFATGPATGVVRFPTPGRYHVMALRSPLTGSVASANSGGKWGPYLKFAGFDAIIIKGKAEEPVYLEVVDGTAELKCAADLWGRTTFDTTKILSGRVGKRCSVACIGPAGENQVLFASIMNDDHRAAGRTGVGAIMGSKNLKAIVVAGDQKVEVAKPDEFKELAKTALEKMRKNPVTGEGLPTYGTAVLVNVINNAGIFPTKNWQTGVNEKADDISGETLAKEYLIRNGACWGCQIGCARITKVETGPFQILYSEGPEYESIWSLGGSTNVTDLAAIIKANHLCDELGMDTISMGSTIAAAMELREKGYIPDEDLEGVDLRFGNAAAMVEMVWRTAYKSGFGKYLALGSKRLAEIYGNPELSMSVKGLELPAYDPRGAKGIGLNYATANRGGCHVTGYTISPEILGLPEKIDPLTTEGKAQWVKAFQDFTCVVNSAVNCLFATFALGAEDYATLLSAVTGWDMSSEDIMKIGERIYNLERVIINKYGFDGKDDTLPKRLLAEPMPEGAAQGQVVDLEKMKEEYYKLRGWVNGVPTEEKLKELEIEL; encoded by the coding sequence ATGAGCAATGGATATACGGGTAAGGTTCTAGAAGTGAATCTTAGCGACGGAACAATCAAAACAGTGCCCACCGACATGGAGATTGCGAAGAAATACCTCGGTGGAAAGGGCTACGCGACGTATCTCCTGTACAAAATTTTGAAGGAATATGAGAAGAAGGGAATCGCCCCTAAGGACATCAATCCGCTTGGCGAGGAAAACGTGCTGATATTCGCCACGGGCCCCGCGACGGGTGTCGTAAGGTTTCCCACTCCTGGTAGATACCACGTGATGGCATTACGCAGCCCACTCACCGGCTCTGTTGCAAGTGCAAATTCTGGAGGTAAGTGGGGCCCCTATCTGAAATTTGCCGGATTTGATGCCATTATTATCAAAGGTAAGGCTGAGGAACCTGTTTATTTAGAAGTAGTTGATGGAACCGCAGAACTCAAGTGTGCAGCGGATCTGTGGGGCAGAACGACCTTTGACACCACAAAGATTCTGAGCGGGAGGGTTGGGAAGAGGTGCAGTGTTGCGTGCATCGGGCCTGCCGGAGAGAACCAGGTTCTCTTTGCCAGCATCATGAATGATGATCACAGAGCTGCTGGTAGAACGGGTGTTGGAGCCATAATGGGTTCAAAGAACCTCAAGGCAATAGTTGTTGCTGGAGATCAGAAGGTTGAAGTTGCCAAGCCCGATGAGTTCAAGGAACTCGCAAAAACGGCACTCGAGAAGATGAGAAAGAACCCCGTTACCGGCGAAGGGCTGCCAACATACGGTACGGCCGTTCTTGTGAACGTTATAAACAATGCTGGCATATTCCCCACCAAGAACTGGCAGACGGGTGTAAACGAGAAGGCCGACGACATCAGCGGTGAGACGCTGGCTAAGGAATACCTGATCAGAAACGGCGCCTGCTGGGGATGCCAGATTGGATGTGCGAGAATCACCAAGGTCGAGACCGGCCCGTTCCAGATACTGTACTCTGAAGGGCCGGAGTACGAGTCAATCTGGTCTCTTGGTGGATCAACAAACGTAACTGATCTTGCGGCGATAATCAAGGCAAACCACCTCTGTGATGAACTCGGTATGGATACAATCTCCATGGGTTCAACAATCGCGGCAGCGATGGAGCTCAGGGAGAAGGGATACATTCCGGACGAGGACCTTGAGGGCGTCGATCTGAGATTTGGAAATGCTGCGGCAATGGTTGAAATGGTCTGGAGAACAGCGTACAAGAGCGGATTTGGTAAGTATCTTGCTCTCGGTTCAAAGAGGCTTGCCGAAATATACGGCAACCCCGAGCTCTCAATGAGCGTAAAGGGTCTTGAGCTGCCAGCATACGACCCAAGGGGTGCCAAGGGTATTGGATTGAACTACGCAACTGCAAACAGAGGAGGTTGCCACGTAACGGGATACACAATCTCGCCAGAGATTCTCGGACTGCCAGAGAAAATTGACCCACTTACCACAGAGGGCAAGGCCCAATGGGTCAAGGCTTTCCAGGACTTCACGTGCGTCGTAAATTCTGCGGTGAATTGCCTCTTCGCAACATTCGCACTGGGTGCGGAGGACTACGCGACTCTCCTTTCAGCGGTCACAGGCTGGGATATGAGCAGCGAAGACATAATGAAAATTGGAGAGAGAATCTACAACCTCGAGAGAGTTATAATAAACAAGTATGGCTTCGACGGAAAGGACGACACACTGCCAAAGAGGCTGCTTGCAGAACCCATGCCGGAAGGAGCAGCACAGGGACAGGTCGTTGACCTCGAAAAGATGAAGGAAGAGTACTACAAACTCAGGGGCTGGGTTAACGGAGTGCCCACTGAGGAGAAGCTCAAGGAGCTTGAAATTGAGCTGTAA
- a CDS encoding PIN domain-containing protein, which translates to MEAIFLDSNVIANWILIKDFAQKFEELKDDKILNQRLENISYSYTLVEALLETDDYQAKVSNLTLAEVSHVLYNEILSLKMYRLGIPLTLWSKLRGKHDLTKEEKFLVKETIAKYLGELKSKVRVVNDTIDDEIYPKLILEYKLRTHDAILLTTAIFNECSWFITNDREIVELNRGKRKTKFSKIFGIVPDLPQNFLRAVR; encoded by the coding sequence ATGGAAGCAATTTTTTTGGATTCCAATGTTATTGCAAACTGGATTCTAATAAAGGACTTCGCCCAAAAATTTGAGGAGTTAAAGGATGACAAAATACTAAATCAAAGATTAGAGAATATTAGTTATTCCTACACTTTGGTTGAGGCCTTGCTGGAAACAGACGACTATCAGGCTAAAGTTTCCAATTTAACGCTGGCAGAAGTTTCTCACGTTTTATACAATGAAATACTGTCTCTCAAGATGTATCGTCTGGGTATTCCACTGACGTTATGGTCAAAGTTGCGGGGAAAACATGATTTAACAAAAGAAGAGAAATTTCTCGTCAAAGAAACTATCGCAAAATACCTTGGAGAGTTAAAAAGTAAGGTAAGAGTCGTTAACGACACCATTGACGATGAAATTTATCCCAAGCTTATTCTAGAATACAAGCTAAGAACACATGATGCAATTTTATTAACTACAGCAATTTTTAATGAGTGCTCGTGGTTTATAACCAACGATAGAGAGATCGTCGAATTAAACAGAGGTAAAAGAAAGACTAAGTTCTCCAAAATCTTTGGAATAGTCCCTGATTTGCCCCAGAACTTCCTAAGGGCTGTAAGGTGA
- a CDS encoding 30S ribosomal protein S27e — MGIKKSKFVRVKCPDCESVQTIFDHPSTVVKCLVCGRTLAEPTGGRGKIKAEVVEVLE; from the coding sequence GTGGGGATCAAGAAGAGCAAGTTCGTTCGCGTCAAGTGTCCCGACTGCGAGAGCGTTCAGACGATCTTTGACCACCCCTCAACCGTAGTTAAATGCCTCGTCTGCGGCAGGACGCTTGCAGAACCAACAGGCGGAAGAGGAAAGATAAAGGCGGAAGTTGTTGAGGTTCTTGAGTAA
- the priS gene encoding DNA primase catalytic subunit PriS, with translation MSAEKIAMERTKIYLTRKFSEYYARATLKLPREFKRREWAFVPLDALPAFVMHRHIAFESEEQLKTYILNTIPAHIYYSSAYYLQPDAEKMEDKGWMKADLIFDIDADHLPIKVKSMEAALKVAKKEIIRLVKILEEDFGIDEKDMKIVFSGGRGYHLHVYSDEFTGLGSAERREIVDYLLLNQPARCTSTQWLRIARCVAKRLAIEVKKGNLPKYGISGKQLERFQAAFNRETLERIAEGDFSVFKGKRAERMLETFVEECINRLAVHVDAPVTADTRRLIRFPGSLHGKTGLKVTPVSIDDIEDFDPLVDALAFGDEKVKIRSLTKVRLKMAGEEIKLAAGEKAVVPEYAAVFLLCRGMALYGH, from the coding sequence ATGTCGGCGGAGAAGATAGCCATGGAGAGAACGAAGATATATCTCACGAGAAAGTTCTCCGAATATTACGCCAGAGCTACGCTGAAATTACCGAGAGAATTCAAAAGGAGGGAGTGGGCTTTCGTTCCCCTTGATGCTCTTCCAGCTTTCGTAATGCACCGCCACATAGCCTTTGAGAGCGAGGAGCAGCTTAAGACCTACATCCTCAACACGATTCCCGCCCACATTTACTACTCATCCGCTTATTATCTCCAACCCGATGCGGAAAAAATGGAGGACAAGGGCTGGATGAAAGCTGATCTAATCTTCGACATAGATGCCGACCACCTTCCCATAAAAGTGAAATCTATGGAAGCAGCTTTGAAAGTTGCAAAGAAGGAAATAATCCGCCTCGTGAAAATACTCGAAGAGGATTTTGGTATAGATGAGAAGGACATGAAAATAGTTTTTTCTGGTGGAAGAGGCTACCACCTCCACGTTTACAGTGACGAATTCACCGGCTTGGGCTCTGCAGAGAGAAGAGAAATCGTTGACTACCTCCTGCTCAACCAGCCCGCAAGATGTACCTCGACCCAGTGGCTGAGGATAGCAAGGTGCGTGGCGAAAAGGCTTGCCATTGAAGTCAAGAAAGGCAACCTGCCGAAGTACGGAATATCAGGAAAACAGCTGGAGCGTTTTCAGGCAGCGTTTAACAGAGAGACTCTCGAGAGAATAGCCGAAGGAGACTTCAGCGTGTTTAAGGGTAAGAGAGCTGAAAGAATGCTCGAAACATTCGTGGAGGAGTGCATAAACAGGCTTGCTGTACATGTGGATGCGCCGGTTACTGCGGACACAAGGAGGTTGATAAGGTTCCCGGGTTCTTTACACGGGAAAACGGGGCTGAAGGTAACGCCAGTTAGCATCGACGACATAGAGGATTTCGATCCTCTCGTAGATGCGCTTGCCTTCGGAGATGAAAAGGTTAAAATCAGAAGTCTGACGAAAGTGAGGTTGAAGATGGCAGGAGAGGAGATAAAGCTCGCTGCAGGCGAAAAAGCGGTTGTGCCGGAGTACGCTGCAGTCTTCCTTCTCTGCAGGGGGATGGCCCTCTATGGACATTGA
- a CDS encoding class I SAM-dependent DNA methyltransferase has product MTLANYIDIETTRDELIRACKQAADLIRTRVDYKYILVLLFLKRLSDEWKREYNEALKYLIEKEGLSREEAEELAKDISFHRFMYPEKYTWEELRKNVNELPVKLSEALKLLAEKNPELQGVVDRLDFLEFTRHRDNFDILVQLFELFSGLNLGRTSDSILGDAYEWIVGYFAPQKAKEGEVFTPSEVVELIVKIVAPKPLESVYDPAAGYARMLIRAYDYVKEKYGEEEAKKLFLYGQEVNPTTYAIAKMNAIVHGIKDINLVVGDTLKNPRFKDGESFRRFDVVIANPPWNQDGYGEVELKKAEFYEERFKYGYPPNNSADWAWIQHMLASAKRCVGVVIDNGCLFRGGKEKTIRKAILMDDLLECVILLPEKLFYNTGAPGAILIFNKQKPEERKSKVLFINASNEYEKHPEVRKLNRLGDEHIEKIVNAYREFKDVEGFCRVVSLDEIKENDYNLNVTLYVFPKEEVEEIDVAREWEELKAIEEEIRGVEGKIEEFLAELNYRVS; this is encoded by the coding sequence ATGACTCTTGCCAACTACATTGATATTGAAACCACAAGAGATGAGCTCATTAGGGCATGCAAGCAGGCTGCTGATCTTATCAGAACCAGAGTTGATTACAAGTATATACTCGTGCTGCTTTTCCTTAAAAGACTGAGCGATGAATGGAAGAGAGAGTACAATGAGGCTCTCAAATACCTGATTGAAAAGGAAGGTTTGAGCAGAGAAGAGGCTGAGGAACTTGCAAAAGATATATCGTTCCACCGCTTCATGTATCCTGAGAAATACACTTGGGAGGAGCTCAGGAAGAACGTTAATGAGTTGCCTGTTAAGCTTTCTGAGGCGCTGAAGCTTTTGGCTGAGAAGAATCCTGAATTGCAGGGAGTTGTTGATAGACTCGACTTCCTCGAATTCACAAGACACAGAGACAACTTTGACATTCTCGTCCAGCTTTTCGAGCTTTTTAGCGGGCTTAATTTGGGAAGGACAAGCGACAGTATACTTGGTGATGCTTACGAGTGGATAGTCGGTTACTTTGCTCCTCAGAAGGCTAAGGAGGGTGAGGTTTTCACTCCCTCGGAAGTTGTGGAACTGATCGTTAAAATCGTGGCTCCTAAACCGCTCGAAAGCGTTTATGATCCTGCAGCAGGCTATGCGAGGATGCTGATAAGGGCTTACGATTACGTCAAGGAGAAGTATGGTGAGGAGGAGGCAAAGAAGCTCTTTCTATATGGCCAAGAAGTAAACCCTACAACCTATGCGATAGCGAAGATGAACGCGATTGTCCATGGAATCAAGGATATAAATCTCGTTGTCGGCGATACACTGAAGAACCCGAGGTTTAAAGATGGGGAGAGCTTTCGCAGGTTTGACGTTGTTATAGCCAACCCTCCGTGGAATCAGGACGGATATGGTGAGGTTGAGCTTAAAAAAGCTGAATTCTATGAGGAGAGGTTTAAATACGGCTATCCTCCCAATAATTCAGCAGACTGGGCATGGATTCAGCACATGCTTGCATCTGCAAAGAGATGTGTTGGAGTGGTAATCGATAATGGCTGCCTGTTCAGAGGTGGCAAGGAGAAGACAATAAGGAAAGCTATTTTGATGGATGATTTGCTCGAATGTGTTATTTTGCTGCCTGAGAAATTGTTTTACAACACTGGAGCGCCGGGAGCCATTCTGATTTTCAACAAGCAGAAGCCTGAAGAGAGAAAGAGCAAGGTTCTGTTTATCAACGCAAGCAATGAATATGAAAAGCATCCTGAGGTCAGAAAGCTGAACAGGCTTGGGGATGAACATATTGAGAAAATAGTGAATGCTTACAGGGAGTTTAAGGATGTAGAGGGTTTCTGCAGAGTTGTCTCGCTTGATGAGATAAAGGAGAATGATTACAACCTGAATGTTACGCTTTACGTATTTCCGAAAGAGGAAGTTGAGGAGATCGATGTTGCGAGGGAGTGGGAGGAGCTGAAGGCCATTGAGGAGGAGATAAGGGGGGTTGAGGGGAAGATTGAGGAGTTTCTGGCTGAACTTAATTATAGAGTATCATAG
- a CDS encoding NfeD family protein: protein MARMLPVSLVMFLLLSLLSAEAVEAAKVVEVDIKGDINEGTAIQVSNAFKLAEEVNADAVLIVIDTPGGLVTSMKSIVTEILQSDIPVITYVHPPGAFSASAGSFILISGHIAAMSNGTSVGAATPITPIGAAENKTINYLANYAKSIAEVRGRPVDIAERFVTEGLSLTAREAYEKGVVDVIADSKGELFSKINGKEVDVNGRKIVLHFETVEIVKAEKPLKASIFEILSNPQTASILFLIGLYGLIFGLTSPGVLPETIGAICLILSLIGLGVLSVNLLGIVLILLGILFLIAELMTPTYGILGIASILCVTLGAITLFNEPLMPKDFYTTFPTLIAGIVLGLAGIVTFFLIKIAQLRKVRKKVGGEALVGERGEVISFQNGKGFAKVRGEIWTFESEDELKPGDKIVVVGRDGLILRVKRFEKK from the coding sequence ATGGCCCGAATGCTACCCGTCTCACTCGTCATGTTCCTTTTGTTATCTTTGTTATCCGCAGAAGCCGTAGAAGCTGCCAAGGTTGTTGAGGTGGACATCAAAGGAGACATCAACGAGGGTACGGCCATCCAGGTCAGTAACGCCTTCAAACTCGCAGAAGAAGTTAACGCAGATGCAGTTCTGATAGTAATAGACACGCCCGGCGGTCTCGTTACCTCAATGAAAAGCATAGTCACAGAGATTCTCCAGAGCGACATTCCAGTAATAACCTACGTCCATCCTCCCGGAGCCTTTTCCGCATCAGCCGGATCATTCATCCTAATCTCCGGCCATATCGCTGCGATGTCCAATGGAACATCCGTTGGAGCTGCAACCCCCATCACCCCCATTGGCGCTGCTGAGAACAAAACGATTAACTATCTCGCAAATTACGCGAAAAGCATTGCCGAAGTCAGAGGCAGGCCAGTTGACATCGCAGAGCGATTCGTCACGGAGGGACTGAGCCTTACCGCAAGAGAGGCGTACGAGAAGGGAGTAGTTGATGTTATTGCAGACTCAAAGGGCGAGCTGTTTTCCAAAATAAACGGGAAGGAAGTGGATGTAAACGGCAGGAAGATCGTACTACACTTTGAAACCGTCGAGATAGTTAAGGCAGAAAAACCTCTCAAAGCAAGCATTTTCGAGATTCTTTCAAACCCGCAGACGGCATCGATACTGTTCCTTATCGGCCTTTATGGTCTCATATTCGGTCTTACATCTCCGGGAGTGCTACCAGAAACGATTGGAGCGATATGCCTGATCCTCTCTCTTATAGGGCTTGGTGTGCTCAGCGTCAACCTCCTGGGCATCGTTCTGATTCTCCTCGGCATCCTCTTCCTGATAGCCGAGCTAATGACTCCGACATATGGAATACTCGGTATAGCTTCGATTCTCTGCGTTACTCTCGGTGCGATCACACTCTTCAATGAGCCCCTGATGCCTAAGGATTTCTATACAACCTTCCCGACACTCATCGCTGGAATAGTGCTCGGTCTTGCAGGAATAGTTACGTTCTTCCTGATTAAGATAGCTCAGCTCAGGAAGGTGAGGAAAAAGGTAGGCGGAGAAGCCCTCGTGGGGGAAAGAGGCGAAGTTATATCCTTCCAAAACGGAAAGGGTTTTGCAAAGGTCAGGGGAGAAATATGGACGTTTGAGAGTGAAGACGAGCTAAAGCCAGGCGACAAAATCGTCGTGGTCGGAAGGGACGGATTAATACTCAGAGTGAAGAGGTTCGAGAAGAAATGA
- a CDS encoding MoaD/ThiS family protein has translation MKVKIELFATFRDKYGTKALEVECDGNLESAFRSAAEILGKEFLEDVFDENGKIRQDRIITVNGRNIKDIGDNVEIRDGDVIAIFPPIAGG, from the coding sequence ATGAAAGTCAAAATCGAATTGTTTGCAACATTTAGAGATAAATACGGGACTAAGGCCCTGGAAGTGGAGTGCGACGGCAACTTGGAGAGTGCATTCAGGTCGGCAGCCGAAATCCTTGGAAAGGAGTTTCTTGAAGATGTTTTTGATGAAAATGGAAAAATAAGGCAGGACAGGATAATCACTGTAAACGGGAGGAACATAAAAGACATTGGAGATAATGTCGAAATTAGAGATGGAGATGTTATAGCAATTTTTCCGCCCATTGCGGGAGGATAA
- a CDS encoding 50S ribosomal protein L44e, whose product MKYPKKVKTYCKHCGKHTIHEVEKVSKGRQSSLRWINRQKRRRGKVGNLGKFSKVPGGDKPTKRVNIRFRCTECKKAHHRPTWRAKKFELVEQ is encoded by the coding sequence ATGAAGTATCCGAAGAAGGTCAAAACTTACTGCAAACACTGTGGAAAGCATACGATTCACGAAGTAGAGAAAGTCAGCAAAGGCAGACAGAGCTCTCTGAGATGGATCAACAGGCAGAAGAGGAGAAGAGGTAAGGTTGGTAACCTCGGCAAGTTCAGCAAGGTACCTGGTGGAGACAAGCCGACAAAAAGAGTGAACATAAGGTTCCGCTGCACGGAGTGTAAGAAAGCTCACCACAGGCCTACATGGAGGGCGAAGAAGTTTGAACTCGTTGAGCAGTAA
- a CDS encoding IS630 family transposase (programmed frameshift) has translation MGRKRVYEVVKHLPAEELDRRIKRLEKDTRVLKRLYFIRYLYKGMNVEEAAELVGITKATGYAWLKRWNSKGYEGLIPEFGGGRPAKLTKEQKEKLREMLKEGDSWTTKEVQELIEAEFGVKYSSWQVRRILRSFGMKYAKPYQKDYRKPDNAEDTLKNLDEAEIDQDILGFIDEMAVEANANTARLWSFGKPVKRVATYVKAKVSGFYSLNGESVIEFPERNRTEEFIAFLKKIREANPGKRIVIVLDNFRTHHAKKVREEAEKLDIALVYLPPYSPDLNPIENVWKSVKRFVSEVSPLNIEELKETISKAFRKLTESISFATAWIEKFLGDKFKMFCT, from the exons ATGGGTAGAAAACGCGTCTACGAAGTAGTGAAGCATCTGCCAGCAGAAGAACTCGATAGAAGAATCAAAAGGCTTGAAAAAGACACGAGAGTTCTTAAGAGACTTTACTTCATAAGATACCTCTATAAAGGAATGAACGTTGAAGAAGCCGCCGAACTCGTAGGAATTACCAAAGCAACAGGCTACGCATGGCTAAAAAGGTGGAACTCAAAAGGCTACGAAGGCTTAATTCCGGAATTTGGAGGAGGAAGGCCAGCAAAACTCACGAAGGAGCAGAAAGAGAAACTCAGAGAGATGCTAAAAGAAGGGGATTCGTGGACGACGAAAGAAGTTCAGGAGCTAATTGAAGCTGAGTTTGGAGTTAAGTATTCTTCGTGGCAGGTCAGGAGAATTCTCAGATCTTTTGGCATGAAATACGCTAAACCTTATCAGAAGGATTACAGAAAGCCCGATAACGCTGAGGACACTTTA AAAAACCTGGATGAAGCTGAGATTGATCAAGACATCCTAGGATTCATTGATGAGATGGCAGTCGAAGCGAATGCAAATACTGCAAGGCTGTGGAGTTTCGGAAAGCCGGTTAAAAGAGTTGCCACGTACGTCAAAGCTAAGGTTTCAGGATTCTATAGCTTGAACGGAGAGAGCGTAATAGAGTTTCCAGAAAGAAACAGGACTGAAGAATTCATAGCATTTCTAAAAAAGATTAGAGAAGCAAATCCTGGGAAAAGAATCGTGATCGTTCTCGATAATTTCAGGACGCATCATGCAAAGAAAGTGAGAGAGGAAGCTGAAAAGCTTGATATTGCACTGGTTTATCTCCCTCCCTACTCTCCCGACTTGAATCCGATTGAGAACGTTTGGAAGAGCGTTAAAAGGTTTGTTTCTGAAGTATCTCCGCTGAATATAGAGGAGCTGAAGGAAACGATTTCCAAGGCTTTCAGAAAGTTAACTGAATCAATCTCCTTTGCAACGGCTTGGATTGAGAAGTTCTTGGGAGATAAGTTTAAGATGTTTTGCACCTAA
- a CDS encoding MBL fold metallo-hydrolase codes for MKDESTFVYKGVEVTYLKHAGFRIKGSVTVYIDPFEVPKGMEKADLILVTHDHFDHKDVKSIMNIADEETVVVYPKGCIVEGYKSCEVSAGEKLEVKGVKIETVPAYNINKPYHKEGGVGYIVEVDKVRIYHAGDTDRIPEMKNIRVDIALLPIGGTYTMDVKEAVEAAGDIQASYYIPMHYGAIPGTEANPEEFKVEGAVILKLLLS; via the coding sequence ATGAAGGATGAAAGCACATTTGTGTATAAAGGTGTTGAGGTGACATACCTCAAGCATGCCGGTTTTAGAATAAAGGGGAGTGTGACTGTTTACATCGACCCCTTCGAAGTGCCAAAAGGTATGGAGAAAGCGGACCTAATTCTGGTGACTCACGATCATTTTGACCATAAGGACGTCAAGTCTATAATGAACATCGCTGACGAGGAGACTGTTGTCGTTTATCCTAAGGGTTGCATTGTGGAGGGGTACAAGAGCTGTGAGGTTTCCGCGGGAGAGAAATTGGAGGTTAAAGGCGTTAAAATCGAGACAGTTCCGGCCTATAACATAAACAAACCCTACCACAAGGAGGGTGGCGTCGGATACATAGTGGAAGTGGATAAGGTTAGAATTTACCACGCAGGCGATACTGACAGAATCCCGGAGATGAAGAACATAAGGGTTGACATAGCCCTGCTGCCGATAGGGGGTACATACACCATGGATGTAAAAGAGGCTGTTGAAGCAGCCGGAGATATACAGGCGAGTTATTACATTCCCATGCACTATGGAGCAATTCCGGGAACTGAGGCAAATCCAGAGGAGTTTAAAGTCGAGGGGGCTGTAATATTGAAACTTCTTCTTTCCTGA
- a CDS encoding DUF357 domain-containing protein has protein sequence MRDVALELESETKKWFERLKTKMKDVRARNDKGDEFIRNIEAYISDTMHFLSTGDLVRAFECVVWAWAWLEIGLELGLLEYRGQ, from the coding sequence ATGAGGGACGTGGCTCTGGAGCTCGAATCTGAGACGAAGAAGTGGTTTGAGAGACTAAAAACAAAAATGAAAGACGTCAGGGCAAGAAACGACAAGGGAGATGAGTTCATAAGGAACATAGAGGCATATATCTCAGATACAATGCACTTTCTCAGCACTGGAGATCTCGTAAGGGCCTTTGAGTGTGTTGTCTGGGCGTGGGCGTGGCTCGAAATAGGCCTTGAACTCGGTTTACTCGAATACCGCGGGCAGTAG
- a CDS encoding N-glycosylase/DNA lyase, translating into MELIEKVEELKHRISDVVDRRIAEFMELHRKGNREWFLELCFCILTANSSAELGIKIQNEIGEGFLTLSEEELAAKLKLLGHRFYNVRAKYIVSARKFERIKEIVTIMDPFEAREWLVDTIKGIGYKEASHFLRNVGYLDFAILDRHILRIMSEYGLIEIPKSLSRKRYIEIEEVFKELARKVSLRPGELDLYLWYMKTGKVLK; encoded by the coding sequence GTGGAACTGATCGAAAAAGTGGAGGAGCTAAAGCACAGAATAAGCGACGTCGTTGATAGAAGAATAGCCGAATTCATGGAGCTTCACAGGAAAGGAAACAGAGAGTGGTTTTTAGAGCTGTGCTTCTGCATTTTAACGGCAAATTCATCGGCTGAACTCGGAATAAAAATTCAGAATGAGATTGGGGAAGGCTTTCTGACCTTGAGCGAGGAAGAACTCGCAGCAAAGCTTAAACTGCTTGGCCATCGATTTTACAACGTAAGAGCAAAGTACATAGTCAGTGCAAGAAAGTTCGAAAGAATCAAGGAAATCGTAACCATCATGGATCCTTTCGAGGCGAGAGAGTGGCTTGTGGACACTATAAAAGGAATTGGTTATAAGGAAGCAAGCCATTTCTTGCGAAACGTTGGATATCTCGACTTCGCCATCCTCGACAGGCACATTCTGCGAATTATGAGCGAATATGGGCTGATAGAGATACCGAAGAGTCTCAGCAGAAAAAGATACATAGAAATCGAAGAAGTATTCAAAGAACTCGCCAGAAAAGTCTCTTTGAGGCCGGGAGAACTCGATTTATATCTGTGGTACATGAAAACGGGGAAGGTTTTGAAGTAA